The nucleotide sequence AAGTATATCACCGTCACTGTTATCTGTGTCTTCTTTCACTATATTTGCAGACTTAGAAGACTCCTCAGATCTGTCATCATCTTTACCCTTCTTTCTCTCAGGACAATTTCGCTTTATGTGACCCTATTTTCCACACTTGTAGCATGTTATGCCATTTTTTTATCTGAATTTGGACCGAGATTACTGCAATTGAACCCATTCCTTATGTTGCTTGTTCCAAGCTCTGGTTACCCTTCGCCACTAAGCCTTCTCCTTGAGAACTCTCATCATTGGCTTTCTTTTGCTGATGAAAACCTAACAAGGCTCTAATAACATCTTCTAACTCTACGGTCTCCATTCCCCACGTGAGAGTTATAACCAAATTTCGTATGTAGGAGAAGCGGGTAAAGAATGCAACAACATCAACGCTTTGTCTTCGTCTTCAAACTTCACATCAACACGCAGCAAATTACCGATAATCTGATTGAACACGTTGATATTATGGCTTAAATCAGCACCCTCTGCTATCTTAAGACTATACAGCTTCTACTTAAGATAGAGCTTGTTCGTCAACGACTTGGATATATACCGACTCTCCAATTTCGACCAGATGGCCGCCAGAGATTTTTCGTCTATGACATGATACATCACAtcatcagccagacaaaatcgTATATTTGAAACAGCCTTCGCCTCCAATTTCTTCCACTCTATGTCATCCATGTCATCTGGTTTCTTTCCGTATATGGCCTTTACCATATCCTGCGATACTAACAGATCTTCACCCTCCTCTGCCATAGCCCGAAATTCCCAGTTCTATCGAACTTTATCACATCGAACTTCGCAGAAAATATCCCTACCATCTTATCTTTTtcacaaaataaaatagagaaaaataggatctgatcaaaaataaaaataccaaATAACGCTTCTGTTCTCCTAATCAAAATGTGAGCGGCGTCGCACGGATGCGGAGAAATCAATTGCgtggtcctcctcctcctctacgAGATCTGGATACTTCAGCGATGGCGGTGACGCGGGCGTAGACACGgaagaaaaaagagtttttttaaaaaaaatcttgaagCCCTGATACCATTTGTTGCGCAAAACACAGGATCCAAACGACGAACAGAACAATGCACATAattaagagaagaagaggaaaaggaatTGAACACAAGAATTTTACGTGGTTCGGCAATGTGCCTATGTCCACGAGAGCGAAATGGCTGTAACTTTCACTATCTCTCAAAATAACAAGGTTACaggatatttatatttaaacccTAGCTCCAGAGTTCCAGCCCCTATCAGTATTTCTGGTAAAATAAAACACTACAAAATTATtccaaagataaacatatcccgTCGCTTCTCTCTGTTCCGTTAGAATACCAGTGTACTACTCAAATAAGAATATCTTAATATGAGTCACTTATTCTAATATACATgatcaaaaaatctaaataatattttttggttgGGCAGCAGAGACAACTGTGTAGGCTATCAACCATCATTGCCCCCAGATACGCCGGCCCCATGATCTGAATCCATAAGCATGTCGATTCTTACTACCAGTCTTCGAGACTTTTTGTGCCCAACAAGTTTGTGCCCACCACAACGCATACGTTACAGCGACGGACGGCTCCATTTTCCTCAAGACTATATAGTCTCCCTCTGCGTTTTAttcaaaacaacaacaacaacaacaaaaaaaaaaaatcttgtctCAATGTACTTGATTGTTTCCTGTTAATCGATGCTAGTCTCTATAAAAAATCTTGGTGGCTTGCATTGCTTAACATCTTGCACTTCGTTGTTATCCAGAAGACACCAAGAACGTTGGTGACTGGAAGGCTCCAAGTCCCGATCACCCACCGTCCCGTATTCTGCGGAGGGATCGATGATCGAGTGGTGTCCTTACTGTGTTTTCCTGTTGTCCATACACAGGTTCACTTCCTAGCAATGCTAGAATATGTAGGCAGAAGGTAAGTCACGATGAGGAGTGGACCTTAAGTTAAACAATGAAGTGGAGAGAGAATTATAAGTATGCATCACTTTGGAGTCATGCTCCTATCACCGAATCCAACATTAATTCTACTCAACCATCTAAGGGGAAATGCGGCACGACTTcagtctcctccctctcctcttcatcacgttcttcttcttctactactTCATTCAGCATTGCTTATGCGAGaagaaatctagtagagagCCTCCGACGAAAATAAGCTTCTTCGAAATGGTCAAGAACAAAGATCGGATCCTGGAGTGGACAACGAAGCTGGTGCTGGCGAGCCCAACCAACACCATCACCATGCCTTCCACTGTTATCACCAGCAACCCCAAGAACATCGAGCACATCCTCAAGACCAACTTCCGCAACTACCCCAAAGGCGACGACTTCATCGCCATGTTCGCGGAATTGCTCGGCCATGGCATCATCAACTCCGATGGCGACCACTGGAAGCTCCAGCGGAAGGCTGCCAGCCGCGAGTTCAATACCAAGAACATCCGCACCATCATCTTGGACAAGGTCGGCAGCGAGGTCGCCgaccgccttctcctcctcctctcaaaGGCCGCGGCCACGGGCGCGTCCCTCGACCCTCCATGACCTCCTCGACCGCCTCGCCATCGACAACGTCTGCCAGATTGTCTCCGACGTGGATCCAGCCTGGCTTGGCCACGGCAACATGGACGTCCACAGGTTCATCCACGCCTTCGAGGCGGTATGGGGTGTCGTCAACAAAAGGTTCAACC is from Phoenix dactylifera cultivar Barhee BC4 chromosome 6, palm_55x_up_171113_PBpolish2nd_filt_p, whole genome shotgun sequence and encodes:
- the LOC120111207 gene encoding cytochrome P450 94B1-like; translation: MRHDFSLLPLLFITFFFFYYFIQHCLCEKKSSREPPTKISFFEMVKNKDRILEWTTKLVLASPTNTITMPSTVITSNPKNIEHILKTNFRNYPKGDDFIAMFAELLGHGIINSDGDHWKLQRKAASREFNTKNIRTIILDKVGSEVADRLLLLLSKAAATGASLDPP